GTCGACTAGTAAAGTGTTGTTACCCAGAGTGGCCGGTCTGTCCCCTTTATGCCTCCAGATGACTTTCTGAGGTAATTTAGCAAAAGCTGCAGCCATCTTGTTGGTCATGTCAGCAGGAAGTTCACTCACAAACGTCCCCAGAGACATGATGATGACTCCATGCTCCCCAGAGCTCTGGACAAACACCTCCAAGTGTTCAGGAAGTGGTTCAGCAGGTTTACACTGGAACCCTCCTATATAAACAACATTAGGCAAAGTTGGTCGTggaaactcaaacacaaagtcCACTCTCATCAGCCAAAGGTCGGCTCCTTGTAGTAGGTCACTGTATCTGACTTCTGGACCAAAGAACTTGTCACAAACTGCTTGATATTGAGAGTTAATTAAAAATCCATCCTGAATTTGccaaatggcaaaaaaaattaGATTCTTTACTCTCTGTATGAAACTCATCTTGTCCGACAGGCCAGAGCCGGTCATCGGGATGTAAGACAAAGGAGAAGGTGCAATGGCCAAATGTCCTTCTCCGCTTGTAATCCAGCGCACGTTATAAACCAGAGGTAGCTGAAGAGCGTGAGCCAACATTATACCTGCACCCCAGGCCGGATCAGTGAGGACCAGGTcatattttctctccttcaaACTATTCATCAAGTCTTTATCTTTAAACATAACAGTAGCCATTTGGCATATTATTCTATGCATGTTAAACATGGCAGTAAACATCTCGACCTGTAAACTCACAAAGGTCAGCGCAGAGCTCTCCCCCCTCTCTATGTCGATGATCTTTTTCAGGATGGGGTTAATGAAGTCGTGATTGAAGGCTTCAGTGACAGACACTGTTATCGTGTTGTAGTGCAGAGAGTCGTCCTTGATATACCAGCTCTCATCGGTTCGAACCACATCGATGGAGTGTCCTCGAGAGTGCAGCGCTCTGATCATGATATCCATGTTCAACCAGTGGCTTCCCTCCATAGGTACAATCAAGATCCTGCCCCCGTGACATATTCTCAATGTCAGGAAGACAACAGATAAAAGGAGAAGGAACATCTTAGTGTTTCCATCAGGCGGCATCTCAAACCTGAGAGGAGAATAAATACACTCAGCCTCACTGTCGATACATTCAGGAGAATTCAATGGTATTAAATTACATGCAAGATAGATTTATAACATACCTGCTTTACATGAAGTAGCTCAGAGCGTGCATATGCTTATTCCTTCGATGTGGATGTGAAATATCCGTGGTAGCAGAGAATGCGTAACTACAAATTCCAGGATAGATTACACGAGTGGATTATCGTTAATCTTTTCTTTGGGCCTTTCTACAGGAATGAAGAAACAATGTGATCTCTTTGTTGAAGCTGTGGGCAGAGACGTGTTGCAGTTATGTAGCACGGCCTGTAACTTTGCTCAGCACCACAACTACTCTCCATTACCTGCACCATTTTGTTTAAACGTGTCCTTTTGCACATTACTtgtatattttatctttataataTATTCCAATTctaatatttgcatttttatattcatgtcaTATTGTATACTATACCTTTCTATATACTTTTATATCAGTCTAAACATATATTTGTTATCCTCTTATACATatgcacatatacagtatacatcCTCCTAAATCAGCCTGTCACTGCACTTTTTTTTCGACCCATAATATTCTGTTTGTAGTGAAAGGTACATATTACAGTATGTACATATTGCTaagttttctatttttctcCTATTTTTCTTCTAATTTGAACTTCAGTCACTGTTTTGTCTAACTCGTTTTGACTATCTTCAGTGAATTTTCCTGGCGTGGGATTAATGGTTTACCTTATCTTAAATTAGGTTTATCAcagattaaaaaatgttaagaTTTTTTTGCTACATtctgaaattatattttctcaTAATAGCCAGCaaaaatatgtgtaaaataGTTTCTAATTTAGATGTTAAAAAGTCCTGTACAATGCTGTTTCATCTAAAGAATTTCTTTCTAGTTCCCCCGACCATCAGCATATGTTGATTTTGTATgaacagggttagggttagggttctaGGAGCAGAGTGAGATATTACACTGATTACAAACTAAAATCCACAAAGGAATTCatgcaaaacacaaataagcAGCCGCATCAAATTTAGTACGATAAAACTAAATTCTGTATCATATTTATCATTATCTATAGTAGGTGAAATTATGTGCGAACAAAAATCCCAGACATtggtgaaaatgatctttccaCCAACCAACTTTTACTGTTCTCTGATCTACAGTAAAAATATTACTCTTGAATAAATTAAGCACCATagaatgcatttatttatctagATGTGAATTACAGCTTTTGTATTTCAGACTCTCCATCATTATGAAAACCATGCAAAGTCCCtttgattatttattgtatAGGAGTTAAAATACCATACAATTTTTGTCTGATGTTGTGTTTGGtcatcatttttattcacaGACTCTGGGTTCAGTGTTGTAGTAACTGGAAAAGGAACCCAACAGATTTCTTCAATTCAGTCCCCAGCCTCTGTCTTACACAGGCTGAGAGCTGCTCAGCTGCTGAAACACAAGAGTCTCTCTGGTTCCTGGAGATGTGAACAGCGATAAAGTGGCCCTGAGGCCCTTTCGTACATGTCTCTAAATCAAATAATTGGATGCATCTGCATGCAACATTAATCAAATAACAAGACAAATATGGAATTGTTAAATGATCTGTTTTTCCCGCTTAAGTTGGAGGTAGGTCTTTGTCCTAATTTTCAGTGGACTAAACCCATCGTGAATGCACAGTATCTCTTTACGGACCTGTTACCAAGATTCCTCTTACATTCCTTCCAGAGAATGCAGAGTTTTTCCTCTAAAAGGAAGAACTGGCTGGAAAATTCAAGTCCGTGGAAAAGAGTCCACACTGTTTCCCACACAGTAGAGGAGCATGTGCTTATAGTGGTGATTTGTGAAATTAGAATTGGCCTCCAGAAGAtcaaaatgaaacttttatttgaatcatGCCCTATCTCTCCAAACCCAATCAGTACAGAGTATTATGTCAAATGAGAATGAATGTTTTCTCCCAtatctattgtgtgtgtgtgtgtgtgtgtgtgtgtgtgtgtgtgtgtgtgtgtgtgtgtgtgtgtgtgtgtgtatgtatctaTTGATCTCGGCTGCAAGCTGCATTGTAATTGCCAGGGATACAAtagttttgaaatgaaatgaatcaatACATTCATCACAAGGAAGTATTCCTGCCATTTTGAATCAATGACCCTCTTCCAGCCACAAT
This genomic stretch from Hippoglossus hippoglossus isolate fHipHip1 chromosome 3, fHipHip1.pri, whole genome shotgun sequence harbors:
- the LOC117759229 gene encoding UDP-glucuronosyltransferase 2C1-like encodes the protein MPPDGNTKMFLLLLSVVFLTLRICHGGRILIVPMEGSHWLNMDIMIRALHSRGHSIDVVRTDESWYIKDDSLHYNTITVSVTEAFNHDFINPILKKIIDIERGESSALTFVSLQVEMFTAMFNMHRIICQMATVMFKDKDLMNSLKERKYDLVLTDPAWGAGIMLAHALQLPLVYNVRWITSGEGHLAIAPSPLSYIPMTGSGLSDKMSFIQRVKNLIFFAIWQIQDGFLINSQYQAVCDKFFGPEVRYSDLLQGADLWLMRVDFVFEFPRPTLPNVVYIGGFQCKPAEPLPEHLEVFVQSSGEHGVIIMSLGTFVSELPADMTNKMAAAFAKLPQKVIWRHKGDRPATLGNNTLLVDWMPQNDLLGHPKIKLFVAHGGTNGVQEAIYHGVPVVGLPVFFDQNDNLLRLKERGGAKILTLATVDKDNNFLEAIQEVLTEPSYRLNMQKLSRLHRDQPMKPLDTALFWIEFVMRHKGAAHLRTESYRLPWYSYHSVDVVLSFLAAVAVITLLPLVFVRYVLLEKCKKKKKE